A section of the Rummeliibacillus pycnus genome encodes:
- a CDS encoding VOC family protein, whose protein sequence is MIQQLGQVMIYVDNQEAAKTFWTEKVGCIVRSEETNGQFHMIEIAPTKDAETSFVLQNKQLVAKMEPYLNVGPPSLMFFTDNVENLYEEFKAKEITVGDLVEIPSGKIFNFADPENNYFAVIERK, encoded by the coding sequence ATGATCCAACAATTAGGACAAGTTATGATTTATGTAGATAATCAGGAAGCAGCAAAGACGTTTTGGACAGAAAAAGTAGGTTGTATAGTTCGTTCAGAAGAGACGAATGGACAGTTTCATATGATTGAGATTGCACCAACAAAGGATGCAGAAACAAGTTTTGTTTTACAGAATAAGCAACTTGTTGCAAAAATGGAGCCATATCTAAACGTAGGACCACCTTCATTAATGTTTTTTACAGATAATGTTGAAAACTTATATGAAGAATTTAAAGCAAAAGAAATTACAGTAGGAGATTTAGTAGAAATACCTAGTGGGAAAATATTTAACTTTGCTGATCCTGAAAATAATTATTTTGCAGTAATAGAGAGAAAATAA
- a CDS encoding sensor domain-containing diguanylate cyclase: MRKKLQQQINHLSPMIQVVENAKDILYYCDTKPKLKYRYLSPVIDNILGPNSLKEHLNYPDKVYEIVHPDDYETLLKKTTGQIDYSKPIILRLKNTQGQYIWFEEYATPVYENGEVVAVQGIYRNINEKVELQKKLEYKVSHDTLTNIFNREYFESKFEYYDKESNSSIAIVICDLDELKFINDHFGHKMGDTLIKETANLLYRSSSKNEIVARIGGDEFVIMLVDTDLSKVEVFLTNVQSEIDAFNNGNPSFYIKMSKGYAYSSSSLSKMKQLFIEADNRMYEEKRNKKKERVLV; the protein is encoded by the coding sequence ATGCGAAAAAAATTACAGCAACAAATTAACCATTTAAGTCCTATGATACAAGTTGTTGAGAATGCAAAAGATATTCTCTATTACTGCGATACAAAGCCAAAATTAAAATATCGTTATCTAAGTCCTGTAATCGATAATATACTTGGGCCAAATTCATTAAAAGAACATTTAAATTATCCAGATAAAGTGTATGAAATTGTTCATCCAGATGATTATGAAACCTTATTAAAGAAAACAACAGGGCAGATAGATTACAGTAAACCAATCATTCTGAGATTGAAAAACACTCAAGGACAATATATATGGTTTGAGGAATATGCAACACCAGTTTATGAAAACGGGGAAGTAGTAGCCGTTCAGGGGATTTATAGAAATATAAATGAAAAAGTGGAATTGCAGAAAAAGTTGGAATATAAAGTTTCGCATGACACTTTAACAAATATTTTTAACCGTGAATATTTTGAATCAAAGTTTGAATATTACGATAAAGAAAGCAATAGTTCAATAGCAATTGTAATTTGTGATTTAGATGAACTTAAATTTATAAATGATCACTTTGGACATAAAATGGGAGATACATTAATAAAAGAAACAGCGAATCTATTATATAGAAGCTCTAGTAAGAACGAAATCGTTGCAAGAATAGGTGGAGATGAGTTTGTAATTATGTTAGTTGATACAGATCTATCTAAGGTTGAAGTTTTTTTAACTAATGTACAATCTGAAATAGATGCATTCAATAACGGTAACCCATCATTTTATATAAAAATGTCGAAGGGGTATGCATATAGCTCATCATCCCTTTCAAAAATGAAGCAGTTATTTATTGAAGCGGACAACCGAATGTATGAAGAAAAGAGAAATAAAAAGAAAGAACGAGTGTTAGTTTGA
- a CDS encoding methyl-accepting chemotaxis protein: protein MKKILKLNLRTKLFSAFLLILVIPSIILGAISYESTKKQIELEQINSAKSTINLLNSTITDTIQPKTHDVGYLSKKVTLSLLDASKDSNLRNILDQYVNEHPEAAMAYVGTAKGKMIRMPYFEYPKDYDPRERPWYKEALQSNDVVITEPYTSSTSGNLVITISKKLADGSGVVGVDIAIDKLQEIANRVKIGKLGFVSLVDNSGNYISNPHIKSGNTAKESYMKQVLSKSYGQTDYNDQKILYLTNNETGWKIIGTTFKSEATKDAAATLDIELIVEIIFIVIGCILILFIVRSIIKPIDKLKESAHRMGEGDLTEEIAIHSNDEIGELAQSFNTMKDNLSSLIQKVNSSATLVRSSSEELSASASQNIAAAQQIASAMQQVTLNTEQQTNNIEQNATSVEEIADGMTVITDAVSEVSSLSVHATKQAEDGEQSIKHNVSQMDSIHQFVTTSDAKIKSLYDRTKEIGAILDIIGDIADQTNLLALNASIEAARAGEHGKGFAVVADEVRKLAENSQESAAKIAALITAVQQDSGEAVKTMVLTLENVQEGITISQNTAAKFKAIISSMRDITPKIENVSATSQQISASIQEMAATANKLNDHAKDNAAASEEVSASTEETLSSMEAMEAAATQLLNMSEDLQDVVQRFKTK, encoded by the coding sequence TTGAAAAAAATTCTAAAATTGAATCTCCGTACAAAATTATTCAGTGCATTCTTATTAATTTTAGTGATTCCTTCTATTATTCTTGGAGCAATTTCATATGAAAGCACCAAAAAACAAATTGAATTGGAACAAATTAATAGTGCAAAATCAACCATTAATCTACTAAATTCAACGATTACAGATACAATCCAACCTAAAACTCATGATGTGGGGTATTTGTCTAAAAAAGTTACGTTATCATTATTAGATGCTTCAAAGGATTCAAATCTCCGAAATATTTTAGATCAATATGTCAACGAACATCCAGAAGCTGCAATGGCTTATGTGGGAACTGCAAAAGGAAAGATGATTCGTATGCCATATTTTGAGTATCCAAAGGATTATGATCCACGCGAACGTCCATGGTATAAAGAAGCACTTCAAAGTAACGATGTTGTAATAACTGAGCCTTATACTTCCTCTACAAGCGGTAATTTAGTCATTACAATTTCAAAGAAACTAGCGGACGGATCCGGAGTCGTTGGCGTTGATATTGCCATCGATAAATTACAGGAAATTGCCAACAGGGTTAAAATTGGAAAATTAGGTTTTGTTTCATTAGTTGATAATAGTGGAAACTATATTTCAAATCCTCATATTAAGAGTGGAAATACAGCAAAAGAATCATACATGAAACAAGTTTTATCCAAATCATATGGTCAAACAGATTACAACGATCAAAAAATACTTTATCTGACGAATAACGAAACTGGTTGGAAGATAATTGGAACAACATTTAAATCGGAAGCCACAAAAGATGCTGCCGCGACATTAGATATTGAACTAATTGTTGAAATCATTTTCATTGTTATTGGGTGTATTTTAATACTATTCATCGTTCGTTCAATTATAAAACCAATCGATAAATTAAAAGAAAGTGCACACAGAATGGGAGAAGGCGACTTAACAGAGGAAATTGCTATTCATTCAAATGATGAAATTGGTGAACTTGCCCAATCGTTTAACACCATGAAAGACAATCTATCTTCCTTAATTCAAAAGGTAAATAGTAGTGCAACACTTGTTCGCTCTTCATCTGAGGAGTTATCGGCAAGCGCTAGCCAAAACATCGCGGCAGCACAGCAAATTGCTTCTGCCATGCAACAAGTAACCCTAAATACGGAACAACAAACAAATAATATTGAACAGAATGCCACATCTGTAGAGGAAATTGCAGATGGTATGACAGTTATAACGGATGCAGTTTCTGAAGTATCTTCTCTATCTGTACACGCAACAAAACAAGCAGAAGATGGTGAACAATCCATCAAACATAATGTATCTCAAATGGACTCCATTCATCAATTTGTTACAACATCCGATGCTAAAATTAAATCTTTATATGATCGTACAAAGGAAATTGGTGCAATTTTAGATATCATTGGTGATATTGCGGATCAGACAAATTTACTCGCACTCAATGCATCAATTGAAGCTGCACGTGCAGGGGAACACGGTAAGGGTTTTGCTGTTGTAGCGGATGAAGTAAGGAAACTTGCTGAAAACTCCCAAGAATCAGCTGCGAAAATTGCCGCACTAATAACTGCGGTACAACAGGATTCTGGAGAAGCTGTGAAAACGATGGTCCTAACATTGGAAAATGTACAAGAAGGTATTACCATTTCGCAAAATACAGCTGCAAAATTTAAAGCCATTATTTCAAGCATGCGTGATATAACACCAAAGATTGAGAATGTATCTGCAACTTCCCAACAAATATCTGCATCCATTCAAGAAATGGCGGCGACTGCTAATAAGTTAAACGACCATGCCAAAGATAATGCTGCTGCTTCTGAAGAAGTATCTGCTTCTACAGAAGAAACACTATCTTCAATGGAAGCAATGGAAGCTGCTGCTACACAATTACTAAACATGTCTGAAGATTTGCAAGATGTTGTTCAACGATTCAAAACAAAATAA
- the guaC gene encoding GMP reductase yields the protein MDNVFDYEDIQLIPAKCIVNSRSECDTSVMLGGHKFRLPVVPANMQTIIDENIAIQLAENGYFYIMHRFNPEKRADFVKDMQARGLIASISVGVKPEEYTFIEDLAKANLTPDYITIDIAHGHSNAVINMIHHIKRLIPTTFVIAGNVGTPEAVRELENAGADATKVGIGPGKVCITKIKTGFGTGGWQLAALRWCSKAATKPIIADGGIRTNGDIAKSVRFGATMVMIGSLFAGHEESPGKTIEIDGKLYKEYFGSASEFQKGEKKNVEGKKMHVEHKGNLKDTLIEMEQDLQSSISYAGGTKLDAIRNVDYVVVKNSIFNGDKVY from the coding sequence ATGGATAATGTATTTGATTACGAAGATATTCAATTAATTCCCGCAAAATGTATTGTTAATAGTCGCTCTGAGTGTGATACAAGTGTAATGCTTGGTGGTCACAAATTCAGACTCCCAGTTGTCCCTGCAAATATGCAAACAATTATAGATGAAAATATCGCAATTCAATTAGCTGAAAATGGTTACTTCTATATTATGCACCGCTTCAATCCTGAAAAACGTGCAGATTTTGTAAAAGATATGCAAGCACGTGGCTTAATTGCTTCGATTAGTGTTGGGGTAAAACCTGAAGAGTACACTTTTATCGAAGATTTAGCTAAAGCAAATTTAACACCAGATTATATTACAATTGATATTGCTCACGGTCATTCAAATGCTGTAATTAACATGATTCATCATATTAAAAGATTAATACCTACAACTTTTGTCATTGCAGGTAACGTTGGTACACCAGAAGCTGTACGAGAACTTGAAAATGCAGGTGCAGACGCAACAAAAGTTGGAATTGGACCTGGTAAAGTATGTATTACTAAAATTAAAACTGGCTTTGGTACAGGTGGCTGGCAATTAGCTGCACTTCGTTGGTGTTCAAAAGCCGCAACAAAACCAATTATTGCTGATGGTGGTATTCGTACAAATGGTGATATTGCTAAATCAGTTCGATTTGGTGCTACAATGGTGATGATCGGCTCACTATTTGCAGGACATGAAGAATCACCAGGGAAAACAATTGAAATTGATGGTAAATTATATAAAGAATATTTCGGCTCTGCATCTGAATTCCAAAAAGGTGAAAAGAAAAATGTCGAAGGCAAAAAAATGCACGTTGAACATAAAGGAAATTTGAAGGATACACTAATTGAAATGGAACAAGACCTTCAATCCTCTATTTCATATGCTGGCGGTACAAAACTTGATGCGATTCGTAATGTAGATTATGTTGTCGTAAAAAACTCTATTTTCAATGGAGATAAAGTGTACTAG
- the pgeF gene encoding peptidoglycan editing factor PgeF encodes MKTNIYLNNEKFIAGITLRDENELEQGNMALHTCINPDEVLENRKKLAVLIGCGLDQFVCANQTHSANIHKVSLADKGSGAESKDTAIPNTDALYTYEPNLLLCSFTADCVPVTFYNELNGLIGVIHSGWQGTVKEISLKTFEHLKQVENCNPIDFHIHIGTALSQGKFEVDEDVYEKFKKLGYADDFMYYNDQTHKYHIDNQQTVKKQCELAGIPSDHITIDSTCTFLNPEGFSYRQDKKAGRHLSFIMRKQVIY; translated from the coding sequence ATGAAGACAAACATTTACTTAAATAATGAAAAGTTTATTGCTGGGATTACGCTAAGGGATGAAAATGAACTTGAACAAGGAAATATGGCACTACATACTTGTATAAATCCTGATGAAGTATTAGAAAACCGTAAGAAATTAGCTGTTTTAATTGGTTGTGGGCTTGATCAATTCGTATGCGCCAATCAGACCCATAGTGCAAATATTCATAAGGTATCGCTTGCTGATAAAGGCAGTGGGGCTGAAAGTAAGGATACTGCTATTCCAAATACTGATGCTTTATACACTTATGAGCCTAATTTATTATTATGCTCATTTACTGCAGACTGCGTACCCGTCACTTTTTATAATGAATTGAACGGCCTCATTGGTGTCATTCATTCTGGATGGCAAGGGACAGTCAAAGAAATTTCTTTGAAAACCTTTGAACATCTAAAACAAGTAGAGAACTGCAATCCGATTGATTTTCATATCCATATTGGTACAGCTCTAAGCCAAGGAAAATTTGAAGTTGATGAAGATGTCTACGAAAAGTTTAAAAAACTTGGTTACGCTGATGACTTTATGTATTACAATGATCAAACACATAAGTATCATATTGACAATCAACAAACCGTCAAAAAGCAATGCGAACTAGCCGGTATTCCATCTGACCATATCACAATTGATTCCACTTGTACGTTTTTAAACCCAGAGGGATTTTCATATCGCCAAGATAAAAAAGCCGGAAGACATTTGAGTTTTATTATGAGGAAGCAAGTAATATACTAA
- a CDS encoding VOC family protein, translated as MTVNAYLIFNGNCRDVLEFYSKAFQTEKPQIMTFGDAANDSNSKLPQKAKDLVMHANIKVCGSDIMFSDTFPGNPYTVGNNVTLAVVSDDEGYIRSAFRALQDGGEVIMELQKTFWSPCYGSVKDQFGVHWQFNLDDGTVFQPE; from the coding sequence ATGACAGTAAATGCGTATTTAATTTTTAATGGGAATTGTCGTGATGTGCTCGAGTTTTATAGTAAAGCGTTTCAAACTGAAAAGCCGCAAATTATGACCTTTGGTGATGCAGCCAATGATTCAAACTCTAAATTACCACAGAAAGCAAAAGATTTAGTGATGCATGCTAATATTAAGGTTTGTGGAAGTGATATTATGTTCTCTGATACATTCCCTGGGAATCCATACACAGTTGGAAATAACGTCACATTAGCAGTAGTCAGTGATGATGAAGGATATATTCGCTCAGCATTCAGAGCATTACAAGATGGTGGAGAAGTAATAATGGAATTACAAAAGACATTTTGGAGTCCATGCTATGGAAGCGTAAAAGATCAGTTTGGCGTGCATTGGCAGTTTAATTTAGATGATGGAACAGTCTTTCAACCAGAGTGA
- a CDS encoding arsenic transporter: MQPTAWITIITFVVTLVFILWRPKGINEAIPATIGAIVVLLSGSVSLAELGIITETISGAAITIMATIVMTIVLESFGFFNWVAEKLAEKAKGSGIRLFWYVNLLCFLMTLFFNNDGSILITTPILVMLLNNMGLKNHQKIPYLLSGGLIATASSAPIGVSNIVNLIALKIVDMSLISHTAMMFVPATLGLLFLVVLLFLRFKKDLPKNVPTKITGLSLPNYHPLKQNSLYASGNDRTKFMRNILLFVLAVRLSLFAASFVSIPVSTMAVLGSLVLLGWRWIYLKIPPGDMLKKTPWYIIIFAFSMYIIIYGLNNIGLTEWLISFMRPMVSGSLLHTSVLMGMLLSILSNIFNNHPALMIGTLTLTNMNLDPLSLKVAYLANVIGSDIGSLLLPMGTLATLMWMHIVRRGNVKITWWKYIKITTVVIPPVVLFTLVVLYYWVTWLF, encoded by the coding sequence ATGCAACCAACGGCTTGGATAACAATTATCACTTTTGTGGTTACACTTGTATTTATTCTTTGGAGACCTAAAGGTATTAATGAAGCTATACCAGCTACAATTGGCGCTATTGTTGTATTACTAAGTGGCAGTGTCTCTCTTGCTGAACTTGGCATTATCACAGAAACCATAAGTGGCGCAGCAATAACAATTATGGCAACTATCGTTATGACAATCGTTTTAGAAAGCTTTGGGTTCTTTAACTGGGTCGCTGAAAAATTAGCTGAAAAGGCAAAAGGTTCAGGAATTCGCCTATTCTGGTATGTGAATCTTTTATGCTTTCTCATGACACTATTCTTCAATAATGATGGCAGTATTTTAATCACAACTCCTATTTTGGTTATGTTATTAAACAATATGGGGTTGAAGAATCATCAAAAGATCCCCTATTTATTGTCTGGTGGATTGATTGCCACTGCATCAAGTGCTCCCATTGGTGTAAGTAACATTGTAAATTTAATAGCCCTGAAAATTGTCGATATGAGTTTAATCTCTCATACAGCAATGATGTTCGTGCCTGCAACCCTAGGTTTACTATTTCTAGTTGTACTCCTTTTCTTAAGATTTAAAAAGGATTTACCTAAAAATGTCCCGACCAAAATTACCGGATTATCGCTTCCAAATTACCATCCCCTGAAGCAGAATTCTTTGTATGCTTCTGGGAATGATCGTACAAAATTTATGAGGAACATCCTACTATTCGTCTTAGCTGTACGTCTTAGCCTATTTGCTGCTTCCTTTGTTTCCATTCCAGTTTCCACTATGGCGGTTTTAGGTTCACTTGTTCTTTTAGGGTGGAGATGGATTTACTTAAAAATCCCCCCAGGTGACATGTTGAAAAAAACCCCTTGGTATATCATTATTTTCGCATTTAGTATGTACATTATCATATATGGTCTTAACAATATTGGTTTAACAGAATGGTTAATTAGTTTTATGAGACCAATGGTTTCTGGAAGTCTTCTTCATACTAGCGTGTTAATGGGCATGCTACTTTCTATACTCTCTAACATATTTAATAATCACCCAGCCCTTATGATCGGAACATTAACATTAACCAACATGAATCTAGATCCACTTTCCTTAAAAGTTGCTTATTTGGCCAATGTTATTGGCAGTGACATCGGTTCTCTTTTACTTCCAATGGGTACATTAGCCACCCTAATGTGGATGCATATCGTAAGACGTGGAAATGTAAAAATTACTTGGTGGAAATATATTAAAATCACTACTGTTGTCATACCACCAGTAGTGTTGTTTACATTAGTTGTTTTATATTATTGGGTAACCTGGCTTTTTTAA
- a CDS encoding amino acid permease encodes MKNTIFRKKSVSDLLHQQGKIQLNKTLGAFDLMLLGIGAIVGTGIFILPGTVAAEHAGPGIIFSFIIAAIVCAFAAMCYSEFSSSIPVTGSAYTYTYVVFGEVVAWLVGWSLILEYGLAVAAVATGWSSYLGSLLTGFNIHIPQAVSGAFNPENGTYVNLPAIVIILVIAFLLTMGIKESTKFNTIMVSLKVAVILLFIFVGVFYVEPTNWKPFMPFGTSGILSGAALVFFAYLGFDAVSSAAEEVKNPQRNMPIGIIGSLLICTVLYVIVSLVLTGMVPYTKLNVSDPVSYAMQLVHQDWISGIISLGAVIGMMTVILVMLYGGTRLIFAFSRDGLLPKVMSEVNAKRQTPVKNTWITAILIAFCAGFVPLDKLTELVNMGTLLAFTVVSIGVILLRKNKDIKTGGFKVPFFPVIPLISFALCIFLMTQLSIHTIIFCGIWIIVGLIIYFIYGKKHSLLNK; translated from the coding sequence ATGAAAAATACTATTTTCCGAAAAAAGTCCGTAAGTGATCTTTTACATCAACAAGGGAAAATTCAACTGAATAAAACGCTTGGCGCATTTGATTTAATGCTACTAGGCATAGGTGCCATTGTTGGTACAGGGATATTCATCCTACCGGGAACCGTTGCAGCTGAACACGCAGGTCCAGGAATTATTTTCTCCTTTATCATCGCTGCGATTGTTTGTGCATTTGCTGCCATGTGTTACTCAGAATTTTCATCATCTATCCCAGTAACTGGTAGCGCCTACACATATACCTATGTTGTTTTTGGTGAAGTTGTTGCTTGGCTTGTTGGATGGTCATTAATATTAGAATATGGCTTAGCTGTTGCAGCTGTTGCTACGGGTTGGTCATCTTATCTTGGTTCGCTATTAACTGGTTTTAATATTCATATACCACAAGCAGTTTCAGGAGCATTTAATCCTGAAAATGGAACTTATGTAAATTTACCTGCGATTGTAATCATTTTAGTAATTGCATTCTTACTTACTATGGGTATAAAAGAATCAACAAAATTCAACACAATCATGGTTAGCTTAAAAGTGGCGGTTATTCTTCTTTTTATCTTTGTAGGTGTTTTCTATGTCGAGCCTACAAACTGGAAACCATTCATGCCATTTGGGACAAGCGGTATATTATCGGGTGCTGCACTTGTATTCTTTGCTTATCTTGGCTTTGACGCAGTATCATCTGCTGCTGAAGAAGTGAAAAATCCACAACGTAATATGCCAATCGGTATTATTGGCTCATTGCTCATCTGTACAGTTTTATATGTTATTGTATCGCTTGTTTTAACAGGAATGGTTCCTTATACAAAGTTAAATGTAAGTGATCCGGTAAGCTATGCGATGCAACTAGTACATCAAGATTGGATTTCTGGCATTATCTCTTTAGGTGCAGTGATTGGTATGATGACCGTAATCCTTGTCATGCTCTATGGTGGTACTCGTCTTATTTTCGCATTTAGTCGTGATGGTTTACTTCCAAAAGTAATGTCAGAAGTAAATGCGAAGCGTCAAACACCAGTAAAAAACACTTGGATTACAGCAATCTTAATCGCTTTCTGTGCCGGATTTGTCCCTTTAGATAAGTTAACTGAACTTGTTAACATGGGGACTTTATTAGCCTTTACAGTTGTATCAATTGGCGTAATCCTTTTACGTAAAAACAAGGACATTAAAACTGGTGGGTTCAAAGTTCCATTCTTCCCAGTCATTCCGCTTATCTCATTTGCCTTATGCATTTTCTTAATGACTCAGCTATCCATTCATACCATTATTTTCTGTGGTATTTGGATCATTGTAGGGTTAATTATTTACTTCATTTATGGTAAAAAACATAGCTTATTAAATAAATAA